A genomic region of Trichothermofontia sichuanensis B231 contains the following coding sequences:
- a CDS encoding glycosyltransferase family 2 protein, producing MTRPIVSVAMSVYNAEPYLAAAIESILNQTFKDFEFIIIDDGSTDNSLKTLQKYAAQDQRIRLTSRENRGIPQTRNEILAQSQGEFIAVMDADDIALPDRLARQVDFLQKHPEVVWVGGAFEVIDEKSRFLTTFYMAEDNDTIQHILTEGHTSFLHSTAMIRRSSLLQINGYNEAFATGSDLDLWLRLTEIGAVANLAFPVVKYRLHTRSITSRSRQHHQQSNTRTILERAWQRRGWPKRDFETIGSRLHPQANHQSQFEYMLQYGWWAFNSRQRSTAVIYGIRAIKMNPFSQLGWKLLACSIIKPLPKG from the coding sequence ATGACCCGTCCGATCGTATCGGTCGCCATGTCCGTCTATAATGCCGAACCCTATCTGGCGGCAGCGATCGAGAGTATTCTCAATCAAACCTTTAAAGATTTTGAATTTATTATTATTGACGATGGTTCAACTGATAATTCCTTAAAAACTCTACAGAAATACGCTGCCCAGGATCAACGCATTCGCCTCACCAGTCGAGAAAATCGCGGTATTCCCCAAACCCGTAACGAAATTCTGGCGCAATCCCAAGGCGAATTCATTGCGGTCATGGATGCGGATGATATTGCTTTGCCCGATCGCTTAGCTCGTCAGGTAGATTTTCTCCAAAAGCACCCTGAAGTGGTATGGGTAGGTGGTGCTTTCGAGGTAATCGACGAAAAAAGCCGTTTTCTGACCACTTTCTATATGGCTGAAGACAATGATACTATTCAGCATATCCTTACAGAAGGTCATACCAGCTTCCTGCATTCAACTGCGATGATTCGTCGCTCATCCCTTCTCCAAATCAATGGCTATAATGAAGCATTTGCAACTGGTTCAGATCTAGATTTATGGCTAAGGCTAACCGAGATTGGTGCAGTCGCTAATTTAGCCTTCCCAGTTGTCAAATACCGTCTTCATACGCGCTCCATTACTAGTCGTAGTCGGCAACACCATCAACAAAGTAATACGCGTACCATACTGGAGAGAGCGTGGCAGCGGCGAGGTTGGCCCAAGCGTGACTTTGAAACAATAGGTTCTCGGTTGCATCCCCAGGCTAATCATCAATCACAATTTGAATATATGTTGCAGTATGGTTGGTGGGCTTTCAACAGTCGTCAACGCAGTACTGCTGTTATCTACGGCATACGAGCCATTAAAATGAACCCTTTCTCTCAACTAGGATGGAAACTACTCGCTTGCAGTATAATAAAACCACTGCCTAAAGGCTAA
- a CDS encoding ABC transporter ATP-binding protein: protein MDATDQGWDTTAPEATPVGADDREVLLSVQGVSKKFCRSLKRSLFYGLQDIAAELTGLRSDTQQLRHGEFWALNNVSFDLHRGESLGLVGVNGSGKTTLLRIISGLLRPDTGRVTVRGRVAPLIALGAGFNPILSGRENIYVNMAILGLSHREINDRFEAVVDFAELGDAIEAPVQSYSSGMAARLGFACAIHTEPDILLIDEVLAVGDLRFRAKCERRLTELLRQGTAFVLVSHAFQAILNVCTTGIYLSKGKMVMGGSAREVMERYEADLALLDRPEGDHPIRTVSTHRSTSATGVHLLEIYFRDQGETVIASPVTGQPVSICVRFQAQQAIAHLSLFVAIYRVMGEGGLVLHMSSIYDGNTFAIAAGEHEIRAYLPYLSLMPGLYQMNVYLKDGSSYILDAYELFRFKVNPGERLNRGIAYQPRTWEVKSP, encoded by the coding sequence ATGGATGCCACGGATCAAGGCTGGGATACAACCGCGCCAGAGGCAACGCCTGTGGGAGCAGACGATCGTGAAGTGCTTCTTTCTGTGCAGGGGGTCTCAAAAAAGTTTTGTCGGAGTCTGAAGCGATCGCTGTTCTATGGCCTGCAGGATATTGCGGCGGAACTGACGGGCCTGCGTTCTGACACCCAGCAGCTCCGTCACGGCGAGTTCTGGGCCTTAAACAATGTTAGTTTCGATTTACATCGGGGGGAATCCCTCGGTTTGGTTGGCGTCAATGGCAGTGGCAAAACAACGCTCCTACGGATTATCAGTGGCCTTTTACGGCCCGATACTGGGCGCGTGACGGTACGCGGACGGGTTGCGCCCCTGATTGCCCTGGGGGCTGGCTTTAACCCCATCCTGAGTGGTCGAGAAAATATCTATGTCAATATGGCCATTCTGGGGTTAAGTCACCGGGAAATTAACGATCGCTTTGAGGCCGTGGTTGACTTTGCCGAACTGGGTGACGCGATCGAGGCCCCGGTCCAAAGTTATAGTTCTGGGATGGCGGCGCGTTTAGGGTTTGCCTGTGCGATTCACACCGAACCCGATATTTTGCTCATTGATGAAGTCTTAGCCGTCGGGGACCTGCGTTTTCGGGCTAAATGCGAACGCCGTCTGACGGAACTGTTGCGTCAGGGTACCGCATTTGTCCTAGTCAGCCATGCCTTCCAGGCTATCTTAAATGTCTGCACGACGGGCATCTACCTGTCTAAGGGAAAAATGGTCATGGGCGGCAGTGCCAGGGAGGTCATGGAGCGCTATGAAGCCGATCTGGCCCTGCTCGATCGTCCGGAAGGAGACCATCCCATCCGCACTGTCAGTACCCATCGCTCCACTTCAGCAACGGGCGTTCACCTCCTTGAGATTTACTTTCGTGATCAAGGAGAGACCGTCATCGCATCTCCCGTTACCGGACAACCAGTGTCGATCTGCGTCCGTTTCCAAGCCCAACAGGCGATCGCCCATCTGAGTCTATTTGTGGCCATCTATCGTGTCATGGGCGAAGGGGGCCTCGTGTTACACATGAGCAGTATTTACGATGGCAATACCTTTGCGATCGCTGCTGGAGAACACGAAATTCGCGCCTATTTGCCCTACCTCAGCCTGATGCCTGGTCTCTATCAAATGAACGTTTATCTCAAGGATGGGTCCAGTTATATACTCGATGCCTACGAGCTGTTTCGGTTTAAAGTCAATCCTGGCGAACGCTTAAACCGGGGGATCGCCTATCAACCGCGCACTTGGGAGGTGAAGTCCCCATGA
- a CDS encoding ABC transporter permease has protein sequence MPKPDSRLPEVVYTPDSRLQAPLALFKAMGQDLLASRELAWRLLVRDMSAQYRQSLLGFAWAFIPPIVTAIGLTLANDAKVLNVGATDLPYPAFVMFSMSLWQTFSEAVNGPIRAVTDAKPMLAKINFPREAIILSQLGQIVVNFGVKLILIIGLFIWFKMPVTWSVVLAPVALLHLIALGTCFGLFLAPLGALYQDISKGLTIGLGVWLFFTPVLFPVPQGSTFGTIVQLNPVTPLLVTTRELATTGLVSNPTGFWLASGFALGGLLLGWLFYRLSMPFVIERMSA, from the coding sequence ATGCCCAAGCCCGATTCCCGGCTACCCGAAGTGGTCTATACCCCAGACAGTCGTCTGCAAGCCCCCCTTGCCCTCTTCAAAGCAATGGGTCAGGATTTATTGGCCTCGCGGGAACTGGCGTGGCGGCTGCTGGTACGGGATATGAGTGCCCAATATCGTCAGTCGCTTCTGGGCTTTGCGTGGGCCTTTATTCCCCCGATCGTAACCGCGATCGGTCTGACCTTGGCCAATGATGCCAAGGTGCTCAATGTGGGGGCAACGGATCTGCCCTATCCGGCCTTTGTCATGTTCAGTATGTCCCTGTGGCAGACCTTTTCGGAAGCGGTCAATGGTCCGATCCGTGCCGTCACGGATGCGAAGCCAATGCTTGCCAAAATCAACTTTCCCCGTGAGGCGATTATTCTGTCCCAATTAGGGCAAATCGTCGTTAATTTTGGGGTCAAGTTAATTTTGATTATTGGCCTGTTTATCTGGTTCAAAATGCCGGTTACCTGGAGTGTCGTCTTGGCCCCAGTCGCCTTGCTCCACCTGATTGCATTGGGGACCTGTTTTGGCCTATTTTTAGCGCCCCTCGGTGCTCTTTATCAGGATATCTCCAAGGGTTTAACGATCGGATTGGGGGTCTGGTTATTTTTCACGCCCGTTCTTTTCCCCGTACCACAAGGTAGCACCTTTGGGACGATCGTTCAGTTAAATCCGGTGACACCGCTGCTGGTAACCACGCGGGAATTGGCAACGACGGGCCTTGTTTCTAATCCCACCGGGTTTTGGCTGGCCAGCGGTTTTGCCCTGGGTGGCTTACTGTTGGGCTGGTTATTCTATCGCCTATCGATGCCGTTTGTGATTGAACGGATGAGTGCCTGA
- the dnaG gene encoding DNA primase — MDIPRLHSDTIEQVKQRVDIVDVVSEYVVLKKRGKDFVGLCPFHDDKSPSFTVSPGKQFYYCFSCGAGGNAIKFLMELGKRSFSEVVLDLARRYQVPVTTLEPEQRQALQRQLTVREQLYEILALAARFYEHALHQPQGQQALAYLYEQRRLRPETIQQFQLGYAPAGWDTLYGYLVLQKHYPVELVEQTGLIVPRKSGGGYYDRFRDRLMIPIHDLQSRVIGFGGRALGDEQPKYLNSPDTELFDKGRTLFALDKARAAIAKTDQAVVVEGYFDVIALHAAGISQVVASLGTALSMAQIHQLLRYTESKQIVLNFDADRAGTQAAQRAIGEVEDLAYQGQVQLRVLTIPDGKDPDEFLQRQTADDYRELLRQAPLWLDWQIQQILAGKDLKQADQFQASVQAIVQLLGKLPNATLRTHYIHHCAELLSQGDARLTLRYESDLRTQVRGQRWHGRSHKWERSADFSLREAAEAQLLLVYLHCPHYRSMVRSTMAERELEFSLSHHRLLWREILAIEEAAIALDPEAAPTDAYPYLATVDLVAALRDRGTQEPELLKAIQPFLQLDEKATLDLYRPALVIRTASASLERIMCEKRCRHLLKMWEEVSQTVTHPQSQRDVQARINSLETVLATSTDLASDRNDQALQHLQQVASHELHHIQTVLTPELAAVLPTADLSTDGNPRAAIALPSLGEISPPAAGPDPDAAAEAHRRQAFYQEEYYKEKRYLQQLDQQRWVTPRDLLQTPLG, encoded by the coding sequence ATGGACATTCCCCGTCTGCATTCGGACACCATTGAGCAGGTGAAACAGCGGGTCGACATTGTTGATGTCGTCTCGGAATATGTGGTGCTGAAAAAACGGGGGAAGGATTTTGTCGGTCTGTGTCCTTTCCATGATGACAAGTCCCCCAGTTTTACCGTCAGTCCGGGCAAACAGTTTTATTACTGCTTTAGTTGTGGGGCGGGGGGGAATGCCATCAAGTTCCTGATGGAACTGGGCAAGCGATCGTTTAGTGAGGTTGTCCTGGATCTGGCCCGTCGTTACCAGGTGCCCGTGACCACCCTGGAGCCGGAACAACGTCAGGCGTTGCAGCGGCAGTTGACGGTCCGGGAGCAACTCTATGAGATTTTGGCGTTGGCGGCCCGCTTTTATGAACACGCCCTCCACCAACCCCAGGGGCAGCAGGCCCTCGCCTATTTGTATGAACAGCGCCGCTTGCGCCCGGAGACGATTCAGCAGTTTCAACTGGGCTATGCCCCGGCGGGTTGGGATACCCTCTACGGTTACCTCGTGCTGCAAAAGCACTATCCTGTGGAGTTGGTTGAGCAAACGGGGTTGATTGTTCCCCGCAAAAGTGGGGGGGGGTACTACGATCGCTTCCGCGATCGCCTGATGATTCCGATCCACGACCTGCAATCACGGGTGATTGGCTTTGGTGGGCGGGCCTTGGGGGATGAACAACCCAAGTATTTGAACTCGCCGGATACCGAGTTATTTGACAAGGGGCGGACGCTGTTTGCCCTGGATAAGGCACGGGCCGCGATCGCCAAGACCGATCAGGCTGTGGTGGTGGAAGGCTATTTTGACGTGATTGCCCTCCATGCGGCGGGGATTAGCCAGGTGGTGGCTTCCCTGGGCACGGCGCTGAGCATGGCCCAGATTCACCAACTGTTGCGCTACACCGAGTCGAAGCAGATTGTCCTGAATTTCGATGCTGATCGGGCGGGCACCCAGGCAGCCCAACGGGCGATCGGGGAAGTGGAAGATCTGGCCTACCAGGGGCAAGTCCAACTGCGGGTGCTGACGATCCCCGATGGCAAGGACCCGGATGAATTTCTCCAGCGCCAGACGGCAGATGACTATCGGGAACTATTACGGCAGGCGCCCCTCTGGCTCGACTGGCAGATCCAGCAGATTTTAGCAGGTAAGGATCTCAAGCAGGCAGATCAGTTCCAGGCCAGTGTCCAGGCGATCGTGCAATTGCTGGGTAAACTGCCCAATGCCACCCTGCGCACCCACTACATTCACCACTGCGCTGAATTACTTAGCCAGGGGGATGCCCGCCTCACCCTGCGCTACGAGAGCGATCTGCGGACCCAGGTTCGGGGCCAACGTTGGCATGGCCGGTCCCACAAGTGGGAGCGATCGGCAGACTTCAGTCTCCGGGAGGCTGCCGAGGCCCAGTTGTTACTGGTCTACCTGCACTGTCCCCACTACCGGTCAATGGTTCGTAGCACGATGGCGGAGCGTGAATTGGAATTTAGCCTCTCCCACCACCGGCTGCTCTGGCGCGAAATCCTGGCGATCGAGGAAGCCGCGATCGCCCTTGATCCTGAGGCTGCGCCCACGGATGCCTATCCCTACTTGGCCACGGTGGATTTGGTGGCGGCCCTGCGCGATCGGGGTACCCAGGAGCCGGAACTGCTCAAGGCAATCCAGCCCTTTCTGCAACTGGATGAAAAAGCGACCTTAGATCTTTACCGGCCTGCACTGGTGATTCGCACGGCCTCGGCTAGCTTGGAGCGGATCATGTGCGAAAAGCGGTGCCGCCATTTATTAAAAATGTGGGAAGAGGTCAGTCAGACGGTGACCCATCCTCAAAGCCAACGGGATGTCCAGGCCCGCATTAACTCCCTGGAAACCGTGCTGGCCACGTCTACGGATCTCGCCAGCGATCGCAACGATCAAGCCCTCCAGCACTTGCAGCAGGTGGCCAGCCATGAACTCCACCACATCCAGACTGTCCTCACACCAGAACTGGCCGCTGTCCTCCCCACCGCCGATCTGTCCACCGACGGTAATCCCCGTGCCGCGATCGCGCTGCCTTCCCTTGGGGAAATCTCGCCACCTGCTGCTGGACCCGATCCCGATGCCGCTGCCGAAGCCCACCGCCGTCAAGCCTTTTATCAGGAGGAATACTATAAAGAAAAGCGCTATCTCCAGCAGTTGGATCAGCAACGCTGGGTCACGCCACGTGATTTGCTCCAAACCCCCCTAGGCTAG